A DNA window from Vigna angularis cultivar LongXiaoDou No.4 chromosome 1, ASM1680809v1, whole genome shotgun sequence contains the following coding sequences:
- the LOC108324794 gene encoding N-acylphosphatidylethanolamine synthase isoform X1 produces MSRTMEWAARPEHLGGIPRKLVIAMVGTFAKTVSSFLNTTSVHNADTLLRLVRSRPRRVPLITISNHMSTLDDPAMWGFKGFPIFDTKLARWVLAAEDICFRNALYSYIFRVGKCIPITRGGGIYQEHMNEALERLNDGEWLHTFPEGKVNQEEAPIRRLKWGTASLIARARITPIVLPIIHHGFHEVMPEKYMFGRRPPLPLWNKKIDIIIGDPIELDLPAMRQKAISQSRSESFPIVGWPSTCDGLDEAAQRCFYATISEQIHAAMERLRCFGKSLLKS; encoded by the exons ATGTCACGCACCATGGAGTGGGCGGCGAGGCCGGAGCACTTAGGAGGCATTCCCAGAAAACTTGTCATTGCGATGGTGGGCACCTTTGCCAAAACGGTGTCGTCTTTTCTCAACACCACCTCCGTTCACAACGCCGACACCCTCCTCCGCCTCGTCCGCTCCAGACCCCGCCGTGTCCCACTCATCACCATTAGCAATCACATGTCCAC TTTGGATGATCCGGCTATGTGGGGTTTTAAGGGTTTTCCCATCTTTGATACTAAGTTGGCTCGATGGGTTCTCGCTGCGGAAGATATATGCTTCAGGAATGCCCTCTATTCCTATATTTTTCGGGTTG GGAAATGCATACCTATTACAAGAGGTGGTGGAATTTATCAAGAGCACATGAATGAAGCTCTTGAGCGTTTAAATGATGGAGAATGG CTGCATACTTTTCCAGAAGGAAAGGTGAATCAAGAAGAGGCACCTATAAGGCGGTTGAAATGGGGAACTGCTAGTCTAATTGCTCGAGCACGTATAACTCCAATCGTATTGCCAATTATCCATCATGGTTTTCATGAG GTGATGCCAGAGAAATATATGTTTGGTAGACGACCTCCTTTACCATTATGGAATAAGAAAATTGACATTATTATTGGCGATCCAATTGAACTTGACCTTCCAGCAATGAGGCAAAAGGCTATTTCCCAATCCCGTAGTGAGTCATTCCCAATTGTTGGATGGCCCAGCACTTGTGATGGTTTGGATGAAGCAGCACAAAGATGTTTCTACGCCACAATTTCAGAGCAAATCCACGCTGCAATGGAGAGATTAAGGTGTTTTGGTAAAAGTCTTCTGAAGTCATAG
- the LOC108324794 gene encoding N-acylphosphatidylethanolamine synthase isoform X3 yields the protein MSRTMEWAARPEHLGGIPRKLVIAMVGTFAKTVSSFLNTTSVHNADTLLRLVRSRPRRVPLITISNHMSTLDDPAMWGFKGFPIFDTKLARWVLAAEDICFRNALYSYIFRVGKCIPITRGGGIYQEHMNEALERLNDGEWLHTFPEGKVNQEEAPIRRLKWGTASLIARARITPIVLPIIHHGFHEVKMKFHPLLCPSKI from the exons ATGTCACGCACCATGGAGTGGGCGGCGAGGCCGGAGCACTTAGGAGGCATTCCCAGAAAACTTGTCATTGCGATGGTGGGCACCTTTGCCAAAACGGTGTCGTCTTTTCTCAACACCACCTCCGTTCACAACGCCGACACCCTCCTCCGCCTCGTCCGCTCCAGACCCCGCCGTGTCCCACTCATCACCATTAGCAATCACATGTCCAC TTTGGATGATCCGGCTATGTGGGGTTTTAAGGGTTTTCCCATCTTTGATACTAAGTTGGCTCGATGGGTTCTCGCTGCGGAAGATATATGCTTCAGGAATGCCCTCTATTCCTATATTTTTCGGGTTG GGAAATGCATACCTATTACAAGAGGTGGTGGAATTTATCAAGAGCACATGAATGAAGCTCTTGAGCGTTTAAATGATGGAGAATGG CTGCATACTTTTCCAGAAGGAAAGGTGAATCAAGAAGAGGCACCTATAAGGCGGTTGAAATGGGGAACTGCTAGTCTAATTGCTCGAGCACGTATAACTCCAATCGTATTGCCAATTATCCATCATGGTTTTCATGAG gtaaaaatgaaatttcacCCCCTTCTCTGTCCTTCGAAAATTTAG
- the LOC108324794 gene encoding N-acylphosphatidylethanolamine synthase isoform X2, with protein sequence MSRTMEWAARPEHLGGIPRKLVIAMVGTFAKTVSSFLNTTSVHNADTLLRLVRSRPRRVPLITISNHMSTLDDPAMWGFKGFPIFDTKLARWVLAAEDICFRNALYSYIFRLHTFPEGKVNQEEAPIRRLKWGTASLIARARITPIVLPIIHHGFHEVMPEKYMFGRRPPLPLWNKKIDIIIGDPIELDLPAMRQKAISQSRSESFPIVGWPSTCDGLDEAAQRCFYATISEQIHAAMERLRCFGKSLLKS encoded by the exons ATGTCACGCACCATGGAGTGGGCGGCGAGGCCGGAGCACTTAGGAGGCATTCCCAGAAAACTTGTCATTGCGATGGTGGGCACCTTTGCCAAAACGGTGTCGTCTTTTCTCAACACCACCTCCGTTCACAACGCCGACACCCTCCTCCGCCTCGTCCGCTCCAGACCCCGCCGTGTCCCACTCATCACCATTAGCAATCACATGTCCAC TTTGGATGATCCGGCTATGTGGGGTTTTAAGGGTTTTCCCATCTTTGATACTAAGTTGGCTCGATGGGTTCTCGCTGCGGAAGATATATGCTTCAGGAATGCCCTCTATTCCTATATTTTTCGG CTGCATACTTTTCCAGAAGGAAAGGTGAATCAAGAAGAGGCACCTATAAGGCGGTTGAAATGGGGAACTGCTAGTCTAATTGCTCGAGCACGTATAACTCCAATCGTATTGCCAATTATCCATCATGGTTTTCATGAG GTGATGCCAGAGAAATATATGTTTGGTAGACGACCTCCTTTACCATTATGGAATAAGAAAATTGACATTATTATTGGCGATCCAATTGAACTTGACCTTCCAGCAATGAGGCAAAAGGCTATTTCCCAATCCCGTAGTGAGTCATTCCCAATTGTTGGATGGCCCAGCACTTGTGATGGTTTGGATGAAGCAGCACAAAGATGTTTCTACGCCACAATTTCAGAGCAAATCCACGCTGCAATGGAGAGATTAAGGTGTTTTGGTAAAAGTCTTCTGAAGTCATAG